DNA sequence from the Cupriavidus sp. WKF15 genome:
TGGTCGGCGCTGCCTTCTCGCTGGCAGCCTCCAGCTTCTTCCCGGTACTGGTGCTGGGCATCTTCTGGCGCCGCACCACCGCCGCCGGCGCGGTAGCGGGCATGGCCGCGGGGCTTGGCATCTCGGTCTACTACATATTCGTCAACTATCCGTTCTTTACCCGCATGACCGGGATTTTCGGCGACCGGTGGTTCGGCGTGGACCCGATTGCGTCTGGGGCATTCGGCGTTCCGGCGGGCTTTGCCGCGGCCATCCTGGTCAGCCTGGTCACGCCACGGAACGCGCCTGTGATCGACCGCCTGGTGAGCTACTTGCGAAAGGGGTAGGGCGGAAGATCACGAAACGCTGGACGCGTTGCCGGGCTCTGCTATAATCGCTGACTTCCCGGAGAGATGGATGAGTGGTTTAAGTCGCACGCCTGGAAAGCGTGTATAGGTTAACAGCCTATCGGGGGTTCGAATCCCCCTCTCTCCGCCACACATTCTGTAAGGCTTTGCGGGTTAGCGACAGCTGACGGCAGGGTTATAAAAAGGGCTTGGGTCATCGACCCCAGCCCTTTTTGTTTGCCTGCACGATTGCAATTCCGAGGAGGGGCGTAACGCTTTGATACAGCTGCCCAAAGCCGCTTTCGCTATTCTGGCGCCCCCGATGCCGCACATCTGCCTAATGTCCCGAACATCCCGAACAGCCGGCCTGACCCTGTTTCTCTGCTTCTTCCTGGTCTCGCCAGTGACGCGCGCCGATAGTACCGAGTACAAGGAAAAATTTCGCGACGGCCCGTGCAAGGTCGAGCGCAAGCAAAAGGGCGATGGCGAGTACAAGGAGAAGCGAAAATGCAAAGGCGGTCCGCCTGGCTATGAGCAAAAGCAGAAGTACCGCGAAGGCCCCTGCCTGATCGAGCGCGAGTGGAAAGACAACGGTGACTATGAGGAGAAGGTCGAATGCAAGCGCTCGTGAGTGCATGCGTTGACGGCCGGTGATCCAGGTTGGCGGCCAGCGCAGGCTCACTATTCGACTATTCGAACCTGCCCGCGCGCAGTGAAGATTGACCCGGGTGGGTGATGCGGCCAGCCTGCCCGCGACGTAGACTGGCCTCACGTAGGTGCCGGATCTCCTCCAGCCTACAGGTCCTTCAGCCCCTCGAGGCCCCCGCACCGAGGGGCTTTTCTCTGCGCGCAGATTTTATTGGCCTCGACACCTCTCCGTTCCTTGTCGGACTTCCTCCGATACCGGACGCCTCGCGCAAGAGCTATCACCAAGTCATGGCAGCATCTGCAAGGAGGCCATCATGCAAGCACGATTGGCGCCTCGGAACATCCAGGAGGACCTCAAGGAGCTGGATGACACGGAACGGTCCATTGAGCGCCTGGGGCAGCGCATTCACGCGCAGGAGCGACGGATCGCGGAACTCAAGCGGGACGGCATTGAAAGCAATAGCGCCGAGCAAATCCGTGCCAGGCTATGCGATAGCCTCAGCGATCTGGTCAAGCATCGAGCGCTGATTTTGCATGACATGACCTATCCAGGTTAAGGGGACGGGCGCCGTTTGCAAACGACGGCCAGGCGCGTCAAGGCGTCTGACGGCCAACCGGCCTCACGCTCGGCATGCCGCCGATGTTCTCGATGCGCGGCAGTGCGCCCATGGCAATATGCTGCCTGACTGCATCCATCAGTTCCGCAGTGTTCCACTGGCCCTTGCCGATTGCCGAAGAGGCGTCGCCTGTGACGGAAAAGCGCCCGCCGCAGCGTGCGCAGCGATACACGCAATCGCCATGGAGCTGATCGCGACGGTCACGCCAACGTCGCGCAAGATCGCCGCACAGCAAGCAGGGCACGGCTGTGATCGAGCTCACGATATGACCTTCAGGTCGCGCCTATCCTCGCCAGGAGTCGCTTTCTCATTCCGTGAAGTCCTTGCTGGCGCGTCCTCCGTCCCTGCGCTGCGTAGCCGGACCGTCCCGCCCTCCCTGCATATTTCCAGCACGGCGTGCTCCTTCCTGGCGTAGTGCCAGCCAGCAGCAATAGCCGCATCCAGCGTAGCGAAATGAAGCGGGGCGGGCAGGCCAGCTGATTGCATGGACCACCCCAAGGCAGCTGGCGAAACGCGAACAATTCGCGAAGGTATGCCCGTCTCCTTGAACAGGGTAGCGGAGTACTGTATCGGAAGTCTTCGCAGCGAGTCCCTGTTCAGAAAGGAAGGATTTTGGCCGCGTTGTTATGAATTCGAGGGGCGGACGACATTCATCGCTTTCGCTTTTCCTGGCCACCTTATGCGCCATTTGCATAGGCTGCCGTCTCGCACTGTGAAAGAATCGGACATCCCTTCCAACGCGCCCGCACCATGTCCGAACCCACCGTCTACCTCAATGGGGAATTGACTCCCTTGTCCGAAGCCCGCATCCCTGTGCTGGACCGCGGCTTCATCTTCGGCGATGGCATCTACGAAGTCATCCCGATCTACCACGGCAAGCCGTTCCGCGGCGCCCAGCACCTGGCGCGCCTTGCGCGCAGTCTGGCAGCAATCGGCATTCCCGATCCGCACAGCGAATCCGAATGGCTGGCGCTGATTGCACGCGTGGTGGAAGCCAATGGACTCTCCGACCAGATGGTGTACATCCAGGTCACGCGCGGCGTGGCGCGGCGGGCGCACGCCTTTCCCAAGGCGGTCACGCCGACGGTGCTGATCATGACCAATCCAATGGTGCTGCCGTCGGCGGAGGCCGTTGCAAAGGGCGTAGCATGCGTGACGATGGAGGACCGCCGCTGGCTGAATTGCCAGATCAAGTCGACCTCGCTGCTCGGCAATGTGCTGGCTGCGGAACACGCTGCCGAGCATGGCGTGACCGAGGCTATCCAGTTCCGTGATGGCTGGCTCACGGAAGCCTCGTCGTCCAATGTGTGGGTGGTGCGCAAAGGCCGGGTATTGGCGCCGCCCAAGGACAACCTCATCCTGGAGGGCATCCGCTACGGCCTGATGGAGGAACTCTGCGAGACGTTCGATATCTCGCTGGAGGCGCGCCGTATCTCGCGTGACGAGGTCTTCGGCGCCGATGAGGTCTTGCTGTCGTCGGCAAGCAAGGAGCTGCTGCCGGTGGTGTCCATTGACGGGCAGGTTATCGGCACCGGCGTGCCCGGGCCGGTATTCCGCAAGCTCTACGACGCCTATCAGGCTGCGAAGGCCTCGCTTTGAGCGGCCGGGTACGCACGTGCTAGCATGGCTGCCGAACCGCTCCGGGAGATTGCCATGGCCAAGCGCGAGCGCGGCCGCCGCGCCTTGCAGGACGAGGTGAGCCGGCGAGTGCAGCAGATCGACGAAATCGGCGAGGATGGCGCCAGGATTCGCGTGCCGATGCCTGAGCCGCACCCGCGTGATGCACGCGGACGTAACTGGGATATGAAGGGCTTCGGCAAGGGCACCGGCTACGAGGCCGGCATCCGCGCCGTGGTCGACAAGGTGCGCGACGAGTTCGATCTGTCGGACTCGATCGAGAACCGCGCGCCGAATCCATTCGGCGGCTGAGCCCTGGACGCCTGCTCCACGGTGTCGCTGTGGAAGGCACGGGTCATGACTGGTCCTGGATGGTCTCCAGGCGTGGCTCCGCACTCTGCCAGGCCCCGCCAGACCGGCGCTTGGCGCCGTACATGGCTGCGTCGGCCGCGTGCAGCAGCCCCTGGCTGCCCCGCGCATGCACCGGGAACACGGCTATGCCAATGCTAAGTGATGCGGTGATGCAGGTGCCATCGGGCAAATGGACAGGCTCGGGGATCCGTTGCAGGACCTGCTCGGCGATCTGGACGGCGTCTGCGGGCGCGCGCAAGGACGTGGTCAGCACGGCGAACTCGTCGCCCCCCAGGCGGGCGACTACATCGCCCTCCCGCACGCCTGCGCGGATGCGTTGCGCCAGGGCTATCAGCACGGCGTCTCCGGCAGCATGGCCAAAGCGGTCATTGATGCCCTTGAAGTCATCACTGTCGAGATAGAGCAGGGCTGCATAGCCGGTGCTTGCAGCCGCGGCGCGTACGGCGAGTTCCAGCAATTCCTCGAACGCTGACCGGTTGAGCAGGCCGGTCAGCGAGTCATGGCTGGCACGATGAGCGAGCGACCGGTTCTCGTGCTGCATCTGGTGTTGCCAGGTTTCCAGTTCGTCGAGCAGGCCGTTGAAGTCGTCGCCAAGCGCATTCAACTCCTCGATGCGGGCGGGTGGCGTGCGCTGGGCAAAATCGCGCTCCGAACGCACGGCGTGGGCCACGCGCATCAGGTTGCGCAGCGGTTCGACGATCTGCGCCAGCATGCGGCTCGACATGTAGTGCGCGCTGACCGCCGTCAGCAGCAGACAGGCGAGCAGGCCCAGCCCGCCCTGCAGCAGGAAGTGCAGCAGATTGGAAGGGTCGCCGGTCATGCGCAGGATACCGACCGGCCTGGCGTCATGCAGAATCGGCTGCTCGATCACGCCAGTACTGAGCAGTTCCCCGATGGTGTGCCGCAAGCCGTCACGGCGTTCGTGGCCCGGACGCTGCCAGTCCGCCAGGACGCGGTTATCCGGGTCCAGTACCGTGGCGCGCGACACATCTTCGGACTCGGCAATCAGGGCCAGGGTCTCGCTGGCGGCAGCCTTGTCGTGGAACACCACGGGCGCTTCGAGCGTATAGGCGATCGAGCGCGCCACCAGCCGCAGGTTGTGGTCGGCATAGACCCGCAATGCCGTGAGGCCCAGCGCGGTCAGCGAGAGCCCCGCCGTGCAGACCGCCAGCAGCGCCACGCCAAGGTGGATGCGGCGCAGCGCACCGTAGAGGGTAGGGCGTTGCCGGCCATTGGCAAGCCGCGATCCAGGCTTCATGACGATGCGCCCCGGCGCCGGCCCAGTTGCAGCACGGCCGGATGGACATGGACACCGCTGCGGGCGAGCGAATCGAGATTTACGCGGAACGACACCTGGCTCTCGCGGATGTTCAGGCAGAACATGCTGCCAACCTCACACTCGAAGTCCTCTTCGCTGATGACCAGCACTGGCCGGCCCGTCAGTTCCGCGGCAAGGCGCTGGCGCCGGGCGTCGGTCATGGTGCCAAGATAGAGCGCATCGCACTGGCTCGCGAGCGGTTCCGACATGACATCGACTTCGCGCGTGCGCACCTGGCGGCCGTTGCTCAGCGCCCCGCCTTCGAGCAGGCGGGCCGGATACTGGCTGGTATTGTCCACGCAGAGGCGAATCGACTCCCGCTCGGCCGGCCAGTGCGCGTAGCCGAGCAGGCTGAAGACGACCCGCGCCACCATGTCGGCGCGTTGCGGGGCGGGTTGAGCGATCGCGCCCGGCGGCAATACGGCTGGCACGATAGCCAGCACGGTAGCCGCCAGCAGGCGCAGGCAGTAGCGGAAGGGGCTTCGGTTCCGCCTGGGGCGGATTCTGGCGGGGGCGCGAGCCATGAGGTGGGTGAAATGTGCGTACGGCCTGATCGGGTTGTCCTGGGCCCGCTCTTGCATGGAACGCAGTGCGTTCCATGGCGTTCTCGTTTTGATCGGGCCGGGACGCAGGTTGGGGGCGGTTCCCGGCATTGTCTGAGGCGGTTATCGGCAGGATCGACGCAATCCTGAATCGTCAGCGGGCCTGCGGGCATCCTGTGCGCGTGAATGCGCGCGGCGCATAGAATGCAGGCTTTGGTGCGCAGCGCCGATTCCCCCCACACCGCATGATGACCTTCCTGCCGCTTCTACTGTTCCTGCATGTGATCGCTGCCGTCGTCTGGGTGGGCGGCATGTTCTTCGCCTATCTGTGCCTGCGCCCGGTCGCGGGGCAGGTACTCGATCCACCGTCGCGCCTGCGCCTCTGGCGCGGAGTCTTTGACCGCTTCTTCCGATGGGTCTGGGCGGCACTGGTGCTGATCCTGCTCAGCGGCGGTGCCATGATGGCCCATGCCGGCATGGCCGCGGCACCGCC
Encoded proteins:
- a CDS encoding diguanylate cyclase, yielding MKPGSRLANGRQRPTLYGALRRIHLGVALLAVCTAGLSLTALGLTALRVYADHNLRLVARSIAYTLEAPVVFHDKAAASETLALIAESEDVSRATVLDPDNRVLADWQRPGHERRDGLRHTIGELLSTGVIEQPILHDARPVGILRMTGDPSNLLHFLLQGGLGLLACLLLTAVSAHYMSSRMLAQIVEPLRNLMRVAHAVRSERDFAQRTPPARIEELNALGDDFNGLLDELETWQHQMQHENRSLAHRASHDSLTGLLNRSAFEELLELAVRAAAASTGYAALLYLDSDDFKGINDRFGHAAGDAVLIALAQRIRAGVREGDVVARLGGDEFAVLTTSLRAPADAVQIAEQVLQRIPEPVHLPDGTCITASLSIGIAVFPVHARGSQGLLHAADAAMYGAKRRSGGAWQSAEPRLETIQDQS
- a CDS encoding DUF4149 domain-containing protein translates to MTFLPLLLFLHVIAAVVWVGGMFFAYLCLRPVAGQVLDPPSRLRLWRGVFDRFFRWVWAALVLILLSGGAMMAHAGMAAAPPNWHLMAGVGVVMAVVFLFVFFGPYPALRRNVDAGEWPAAAAALNRIRQAVGINLVLGLFNVAVATLGRIVS
- a CDS encoding D-amino acid aminotransferase, producing MSEPTVYLNGELTPLSEARIPVLDRGFIFGDGIYEVIPIYHGKPFRGAQHLARLARSLAAIGIPDPHSESEWLALIARVVEANGLSDQMVYIQVTRGVARRAHAFPKAVTPTVLIMTNPMVLPSAEAVAKGVACVTMEDRRWLNCQIKSTSLLGNVLAAEHAAEHGVTEAIQFRDGWLTEASSSNVWVVRKGRVLAPPKDNLILEGIRYGLMEELCETFDISLEARRISRDEVFGADEVLLSSASKELLPVVSIDGQVIGTGVPGPVFRKLYDAYQAAKASL
- a CDS encoding YfiR family protein, with protein sequence MARAPARIRPRRNRSPFRYCLRLLAATVLAIVPAVLPPGAIAQPAPQRADMVARVVFSLLGYAHWPAERESIRLCVDNTSQYPARLLEGGALSNGRQVRTREVDVMSEPLASQCDALYLGTMTDARRQRLAAELTGRPVLVISEEDFECEVGSMFCLNIRESQVSFRVNLDSLARSGVHVHPAVLQLGRRRGASS